The window CCACGGGAGAGGGACCACCGGTCGTCATCGACGCGCATCGTAACCAAGATCGGCCCGCTCCGCCTACGCTCGGCCGCATGAAAAGCGTTGCGGCAGGCGTCGCCGCCAGTCATCCGGCGACCGCCCGCGCCGGACTGCGGATCCTCGAGTCGGGCGGCACCGCGGCCGACGCGGCGGTGGCCGCCGTGCTGGCCTGTTGTGTCGCCGAGACGGTCTACACGGGGCTCGGCGGCGGCGGGTTCGCCACCTTCTTCGACGCGGGCTCCGGGGAGGTCACCTGCCTCGACTTCTTCGTCGCGGTGCCGGGTCTGGACCGGGACCGGGATGCGTCGGCGATGGTGGCGGTGGACGTGTTCTTCGGTGGGCTGCCGCAGATCTATTCGATCGGCGGGGCCAGCGTCGCGGTGCCGGGGGTGCCCGCCGGGCTCGGTGAGGTGCACCGGCGTTGGGGGCGGCTGCCCTGGCCGGAGGTGGTGGCACCGGCGGCCGGGCTGGCCCGGACCGGGGTGCTGCTGCCTGATGCGCACGCCCGGACGTTGGAGTCGTGCGCGCCGGCGTTGGCCTACGGCGAGGGGGCTGCTCTCTACCAACCCGGGGGGCGCCTGCTGCAGGGCGATGAGCTGCTCTTTCACCCGGGGCTGGCGACCGCGATGGACGCCCTGGCCGCCGACGGGCCGGAGGTCTTCTACACCGGGGAGTACGGGAAACTGCTCATCGACACGGTACGGGAAGCTGGCGGCAACATCGGACCGGCGGACCTCGCCTCGTACCGGGTCGAGTCGGTACCCGTGGAACACGCGTCGCTGGCCGGCTACCAGGTACACGCCCGGCGCGATCTGAATCGGACAGTCGACACGATTGGTGCGCTTCCCGCCGATCTCTCCCGGCCGAGTCGCGCGCCGGGGGTGGCGACGGCTCTGGTGAACCGGGGCCGGCAGCGGCTCGGCGACACCACGAACGTCTCGGTGGTGGACGGTGCCGGCAACGCCTGCGTGATCACCACGACGCTCGGGTTGGGCGCCGGGGTGTGGCTGCCGGGCCTGGGGATCAACCTGAACTCGATGCTCGGCGAGGGCGAGCTGCTCACCGAGGACCTGGTGCCCGGGCAGCGGATGTCGTCCTACATGTGCCCGCTCGTGGTGACCGGCCCGGATGGGGATCTCGCCGTGGCGGCGGGCTCGGCCGGAGCGTCCCGGATCCGGACCGCCCTGGTCGACACGCTGCTCGGGGTGCTGGTCGACGGGCTCGGCGTGCCGGAGGCGATCGCCCGGCCGCGCTTCCACGCGGTGGAGGACACCGTGCACGTGGAGGCCGGATACCCGGACGCCGAGCTGGCTGAACTGACCGGCGAGGGCTGGCAGATCGTCGAGTGGCCGGAGATCAACCACTACTTCGGCGGAGTCACCGCCGTGGGCCGGACCGGCGCGGCCGGCGACCCACGGCGCGGCGGCGTGGGGCTGCTGCTGTAGGCCCCGGTCACATCGTGCGGGCGGCGGTGGCCGAGGCGGCCGCCGCGGTCTCGCGCAGGGGCACGTCGAGGCTGGTGGCGGTGAGGCCGAAGGTGCGCTCGGTCAGTGTCGAGTCGAGGACGAACGGCGCGTAGAACTGGTAATCCATTTCGGCCATCTCACGTGCCATCGGGATCACCGCGCCGGCCGTGCGCATCACGAAGCGCGGCATGCTGCGCACCTTCAGCGGCGGCTGGCCGGTCAAGGCGCAGTACCGGGTGGCGAGCTCGCGGATGGAGACGGCCGGCGGGGACGGGACGTGCCAGGCCCTACCCCACGCGCGCTCGTCGCGGGCCAGCTCGACCAGCGTGCGGGCCATGTCGCCGGTGTAGGAGAAGGTGTGCGGGGCGTCCACGTCGGCCGGGCCCCAGGCGGTGCGACCCTTGGCCATGGCCGGCAGCAGCACGCTGGAGAAGACGCCCACCGCTCCGGCGCCCAGGTAGTCGGAGGCGCGGGCCTCGATCGTGCGCACGCCGCTGTCCAGAGCGTCCTGCCACATCTTGATCCGGATCCGACCCTTGCGGCCGGTCGCGGCGAGCGGGGTGTCCTCGGTCATCAGGCCGCCGGGCTGGGGGCCGTAGCCGTACAGATTGCCGGTGATCGCATAGACCGCGCCGGCCGACTTGGCCGCGGCGATCATCGCGTCGTTCATCGGGAACCACTTCTCAGCCCACTCGGTGTACTTCGGGTTCGCGCAGTTGTAGACGACCTCCGCGCCCTGGGCCAGCTCGGTGAGACGACGGGCGTCGGCCGCATCGGCGGCGGCCCGCTCGATCAGCGGATGCTGCGGGCCGCTGCCGCTGCGCGTGACGATGCGGACCCGCTCGCCCCGCTCGGCGAGCAGGTTGGCGACGGTGGAGCCGATCGGGCCGGAACCGATGACGAGGTGCATGATGTTCTCCTTGCTCACTTTGGAGAGCAGTGCTCTCTGTTGAGAACAACGATCGCACACGATCCCCCGAAAAGACAAGAGCAGTGCTCTCGTTGTGGCACACTGGCCTCATGAGCGCCGCAAACCTTCGAGCCCGGGTCCGGGCCGAGATGACCGAAGAGATCAAGTCGGTGGCGAAACGTCACCTGGCCACCGATGGGGCGAACCTGTC of the Actinoplanes sichuanensis genome contains:
- a CDS encoding gamma-glutamyltransferase, producing MKSVAAGVAASHPATARAGLRILESGGTAADAAVAAVLACCVAETVYTGLGGGGFATFFDAGSGEVTCLDFFVAVPGLDRDRDASAMVAVDVFFGGLPQIYSIGGASVAVPGVPAGLGEVHRRWGRLPWPEVVAPAAGLARTGVLLPDAHARTLESCAPALAYGEGAALYQPGGRLLQGDELLFHPGLATAMDALAADGPEVFYTGEYGKLLIDTVREAGGNIGPADLASYRVESVPVEHASLAGYQVHARRDLNRTVDTIGALPADLSRPSRAPGVATALVNRGRQRLGDTTNVSVVDGAGNACVITTTLGLGAGVWLPGLGINLNSMLGEGELLTEDLVPGQRMSSYMCPLVVTGPDGDLAVAAGSAGASRIRTALVDTLLGVLVDGLGVPEAIARPRFHAVEDTVHVEAGYPDAELAELTGEGWQIVEWPEINHYFGGVTAVGRTGAAGDPRRGGVGLLL
- a CDS encoding NAD-dependent epimerase/dehydratase family protein, whose translation is MHLVIGSGPIGSTVANLLAERGERVRIVTRSGSGPQHPLIERAAADAADARRLTELAQGAEVVYNCANPKYTEWAEKWFPMNDAMIAAAKSAGAVYAITGNLYGYGPQPGGLMTEDTPLAATGRKGRIRIKMWQDALDSGVRTIEARASDYLGAGAVGVFSSVLLPAMAKGRTAWGPADVDAPHTFSYTGDMARTLVELARDERAWGRAWHVPSPPAVSIRELATRYCALTGQPPLKVRSMPRFVMRTAGAVIPMAREMAEMDYQFYAPFVLDSTLTERTFGLTATSLDVPLRETAAAASATAARTM